One genomic window of Paramagnetospirillum magnetotacticum MS-1 includes the following:
- a CDS encoding ImmA/IrrE family metallo-endopeptidase, whose protein sequence is MRQIKVPFLRSSEIDHAVSELLRSYGKWRNEPAKPPIDVDEIVEGYLGLVLEIADLKSLLGMPDVLGATWFETRKVCIDQSLEGKEGRFAFTVAHEIGHWQLHRPLLEMEKMTLSLFPAAADAAPTMVCRARESKAPAEWQADQFAARLLMPALAVRGTALEICDGKPAVWDGLDASRKAGILDPRLRSLADEVIGEGGFSNVSNEAMCYRLLDLHLAEDAAAVQMNAF, encoded by the coding sequence ATGCGCCAGATCAAGGTTCCCTTTCTGCGATCCTCCGAGATCGACCATGCCGTCTCTGAACTACTGCGCAGTTACGGGAAATGGCGCAATGAGCCGGCGAAGCCGCCCATCGATGTGGATGAAATCGTCGAGGGCTATCTCGGGCTGGTGTTGGAGATCGCCGATCTGAAGTCGCTGCTCGGCATGCCCGACGTCCTCGGGGCAACATGGTTCGAGACGCGCAAAGTTTGCATCGACCAGTCGCTGGAGGGCAAGGAGGGCCGTTTCGCCTTCACCGTGGCCCACGAGATCGGCCACTGGCAGCTTCACCGTCCGCTGCTGGAAATGGAAAAGATGACGCTGTCGCTATTCCCAGCGGCGGCCGACGCGGCACCGACCATGGTGTGCCGGGCCAGAGAGAGCAAGGCTCCGGCCGAGTGGCAGGCGGATCAGTTCGCTGCCCGGCTGCTGATGCCGGCCTTGGCCGTTCGGGGCACCGCGCTCGAAATCTGCGACGGCAAGCCAGCCGTCTGGGATGGTCTGGATGCCTCCAGGAAGGCGGGGATCCTTGATCCCCGCCTACGCTCGCTGGCCGACGAGGTCATCGGCGAGGGCGGCTTCTCCAACGTTTCCAACGAGGCCATGTGCTACCGCCTGCTCGACCTGCATCTGGCCGAGGATGCCGCGGCGGTGCAGATGAACGCATTCTAG
- a CDS encoding helix-turn-helix domain-containing protein, with the protein MNTVSFGTRIRRKRTELGLGLRETAKRAGLSATFLSRVETGAEKAVPGEDAIRRLAEVLQENFDELMAAAGRVSSEVTDYVKASPGMPEFLRQAREQNVSVEKLMELLEKAKDDN; encoded by the coding sequence ATGAACACGGTGAGCTTCGGCACTCGTATCCGCCGCAAGCGGACAGAACTGGGGCTTGGGCTTCGGGAGACAGCCAAACGCGCTGGCCTGTCAGCAACCTTCCTGTCGAGGGTTGAGACCGGCGCCGAGAAGGCAGTTCCTGGGGAGGATGCTATCCGCCGGTTGGCTGAGGTCCTTCAGGAAAACTTTGACGAGTTGATGGCGGCGGCGGGACGGGTATCGAGCGAAGTGACCGATTACGTGAAGGCCAGCCCGGGCATGCCGGAGTTCCTGCGCCAAGCCCGTGAGCAGAACGTCTCGGTAGAGAAGCTGATGGAATTACTGGAAAAGGCCAAGGACGACAACTGA